In Archangium violaceum, the following are encoded in one genomic region:
- a CDS encoding ubiquitin-like small modifier protein 1, with protein sequence MATVRIPTSLRSFTGNKGEVRVAGATVGEVLHNLEKAHPGIGARVLDDKGAVRRYVNVFLNDEDIRFLGELSTPVAEGDRLTLIPAIAGG encoded by the coding sequence ATGGCCACGGTTCGCATTCCCACGTCGCTGCGGAGCTTCACGGGCAACAAGGGCGAGGTCCGCGTCGCGGGCGCCACGGTGGGCGAGGTGCTGCACAACCTGGAGAAGGCGCACCCGGGCATCGGCGCGCGGGTGCTCGACGACAAGGGCGCGGTGCGGCGCTACGTGAACGTGTTCCTCAACGACGAGGACATCCGTTTCCTGGGCGAGCTGTCCACGCCCGTGGCGGAGGGAGACCGCCTCACCCTCATCCCGGCCATCGCGGGAGGGTAG
- a CDS encoding sensor histidine kinase, with the protein MEPALVLEEDKADSHRRARVRAVLERRKLSDSVSAEQAAASWEQDRFVARARALFYARLMFLTLGLLILAVPTWSFYFGLQSTFAFVGYFTMLLYSVANFLVIDHPRAGRWVTYITLCLDLVIMVVLIAKPQVGGGLQSPLLATQLLFTALFAILYPKPLAILPPMLALPVTTRLDLLLNRDVTAVEVLTLLWYSGLNFIIVYVLVYLNEREAAAHREVVELQGDLKELAVVEERNRLAREIHDGLGASLSSMIIQTEYILGMAREDSLRSEIQELKTTAEESIEELRRNLQMMREDFELTQGLEDYVKTFSQRTQLDIRFERGGLVRKLSPDAQLALFRILQECLSNAVKHAQPKRVDVKLDYDLEQVHLSVRDDGKGFDPGRTPRGHYGLLNMRERAMKLGGNLIVDSAPGAGTRVSFSLPSLP; encoded by the coding sequence ATGGAACCCGCGCTCGTCCTCGAAGAAGACAAAGCCGACTCGCACCGGCGCGCCCGCGTGCGCGCGGTGCTGGAGCGGCGCAAGCTGTCGGACAGCGTCTCCGCCGAGCAGGCCGCGGCCTCGTGGGAGCAGGATCGCTTCGTGGCCCGGGCCCGCGCCCTCTTCTACGCGCGGCTCATGTTCCTCACCCTGGGCCTGCTCATCCTCGCGGTGCCCACCTGGTCCTTCTACTTCGGCCTCCAGAGCACCTTCGCCTTCGTGGGCTACTTCACGATGCTGCTCTACAGCGTCGCGAACTTCCTGGTCATCGACCACCCCAGGGCCGGCCGCTGGGTGACGTACATCACCCTCTGCCTCGACCTGGTCATCATGGTGGTGCTCATCGCCAAGCCCCAGGTCGGCGGCGGTCTGCAGAGCCCGCTGCTCGCCACACAGCTGCTCTTCACCGCCCTCTTCGCCATCCTCTACCCCAAGCCGCTGGCGATCCTCCCGCCCATGCTGGCGCTGCCCGTCACCACGCGCCTGGATCTGCTCCTCAACCGGGACGTCACCGCCGTCGAGGTGCTCACCCTCCTGTGGTACTCGGGACTCAACTTCATCATCGTCTACGTGCTCGTGTACCTGAACGAGCGCGAGGCCGCCGCCCACCGCGAGGTGGTGGAGCTCCAGGGCGATCTCAAGGAGCTGGCCGTGGTGGAGGAGCGCAACCGGCTGGCCCGCGAAATCCATGACGGCCTGGGCGCCTCGCTCTCCTCGATGATCATCCAGACCGAGTACATCCTCGGCATGGCCCGCGAGGACTCCCTGCGCTCGGAGATCCAGGAGCTCAAGACCACCGCCGAGGAGTCCATCGAGGAGCTGCGCCGCAACCTGCAGATGATGCGCGAGGACTTCGAGCTGACGCAGGGGCTCGAGGACTACGTGAAGACGTTCAGCCAGCGCACCCAGCTGGACATCCGCTTCGAGCGCGGCGGCCTCGTGCGCAAGCTGTCGCCGGACGCGCAGCTCGCCCTCTTCCGCATCCTCCAGGAGTGCCTCTCCAACGCCGTCAAGCACGCCCAGCCCAAGCGCGTGGACGTGAAGCTCGACTACGACCTGGAGCAGGTGCACCTCTCCGTCCGCGACGACGGCAAGGGATTCGATCCGGGGCGGACGCCTCGCGGTCACTACGGCTTGCTCAACATGCGCGAGCGGGCCATGAAGCTCGGCGGCAACCTCATCGTGGACTCGGCACCGGGGGCTGGTACCCGGGTGTCCTTCTCCCTCCCCTCCCTCCCATGA
- a CDS encoding response regulator transcription factor, with product MTEEAIASSPPIRVFVVEDQTKILKNQLKLLESHHDIEIIGTALSGEAALEEVAKALPDVMLLDLGLPRMSGIDVTRHVKAQWPHVEILIFTIFDEEDKVLEAVKAGASGYLLKGTPADKIIEAIKEVRAGGTVIQPNLARRLLRHFRVEPDAGPVPTAPAAPAPAVAAPPETPPAPTPDGSGEPLLKPLSDRETEILQLIAKGVSNSEAAKLLDLSKATIRTHLEHIYRKLEVTNRVEAVTEGIRKGLISV from the coding sequence ATGACCGAAGAAGCGATCGCGTCCTCCCCTCCCATCCGCGTCTTCGTCGTCGAGGACCAGACGAAGATCCTCAAGAACCAGCTCAAGCTGCTCGAGAGCCACCACGACATCGAGATCATCGGCACCGCCCTGTCCGGCGAGGCCGCGCTCGAGGAGGTCGCCAAGGCCCTTCCGGACGTGATGCTCCTGGACCTCGGCCTGCCGCGCATGAGCGGCATCGACGTCACCCGCCACGTCAAGGCGCAGTGGCCCCACGTCGAAATCCTCATCTTCACCATCTTCGACGAGGAGGACAAAGTCCTCGAGGCGGTGAAGGCCGGGGCCTCGGGCTACCTGCTCAAGGGCACGCCCGCGGACAAGATCATCGAGGCCATCAAGGAAGTACGCGCCGGTGGCACCGTCATCCAGCCCAACCTCGCGCGCCGGCTGCTGCGCCACTTCCGCGTGGAGCCCGACGCGGGCCCCGTTCCCACCGCCCCCGCCGCCCCGGCTCCCGCCGTCGCCGCCCCGCCCGAGACGCCTCCCGCGCCCACCCCCGACGGCTCCGGCGAGCCCCTGCTCAAGCCCCTGTCGGATCGCGAGACGGAGATCCTCCAGCTCATCGCCAAGGGCGTGTCCAACAGCGAGGCGGCCAAGCTGCTCGATCTGTCCAAGGCCACCATCCGCACCCACCTGGAGCACATCTACCGCAAGCTCGAGGTCACCAACCGCGTGGAGGCCGTCACGGAGGGCATCCGCAAGGGCCTCATCTCGGTGTGA
- a CDS encoding AI-2E family transporter, whose translation MTGLDTKRWSNLIFAGLFGLALILFSRILLPFLMPVLLGGFLVVLFLPLQDILFRTRLRNYPSVCAGLSTVAIFLLILAPLAVVGWLVAREVLGLMEHTQDVLDRMDLRQLAANLNLPRGLRRYVPATPQTEQALAGAMASGASVLSDLLGAGTALVIDLFLMTVAMYYFFLDGRRLWAEATQLIPLDRRYTQAFAQEFTDVAHAIIYGNTITALVQGALGVVGLMLARVPHAGVWGAAMVLVAMVPVGGTALVWGPIGAVLVLMGRVNEGVFLLAWGAFVVGSIDNVIRPRLCGSRMTLHPLLVFLSMFGGLAVFGMMGLLVGPLIASLFMAMVRIYRRDFLKVPPVSQPVVVTESASMVSPVVVAPQAVTASGPTVVEG comes from the coding sequence GTGACGGGTTTAGACACCAAGCGGTGGTCCAATCTTATCTTCGCCGGGTTGTTCGGCCTGGCGTTGATTCTCTTCTCGAGAATTCTTCTTCCGTTCCTGATGCCGGTGCTGCTGGGCGGCTTCCTCGTCGTCCTGTTCCTGCCCCTTCAGGACATCCTGTTCCGCACCCGGTTGAGAAACTACCCGTCGGTGTGCGCGGGCCTGTCCACCGTGGCGATCTTCCTGCTCATCCTCGCGCCGCTGGCGGTGGTGGGGTGGCTGGTGGCTCGCGAGGTGCTGGGGCTGATGGAGCACACGCAGGACGTGCTGGACCGGATGGACCTGCGGCAGCTGGCCGCGAACCTGAACCTGCCGCGCGGGCTGCGGCGCTACGTGCCGGCGACCCCGCAGACGGAGCAGGCGCTGGCGGGGGCCATGGCCAGCGGGGCCTCGGTGCTCAGTGATCTGCTGGGGGCTGGCACGGCGCTGGTCATCGATCTGTTCCTGATGACGGTGGCCATGTACTACTTCTTCCTGGATGGCCGCCGCCTGTGGGCCGAGGCCACGCAGCTCATCCCGCTCGACAGGCGCTACACCCAGGCGTTCGCGCAGGAGTTCACCGACGTGGCGCACGCCATCATCTATGGCAACACCATCACCGCGCTGGTGCAGGGGGCGCTGGGGGTGGTGGGGCTGATGCTGGCGAGGGTGCCGCACGCGGGCGTGTGGGGCGCGGCGATGGTGCTGGTGGCGATGGTGCCGGTGGGAGGCACGGCGCTCGTCTGGGGACCCATCGGCGCGGTGCTGGTGCTGATGGGCCGGGTGAACGAGGGTGTCTTCCTGCTGGCCTGGGGTGCCTTCGTGGTGGGCAGCATCGACAACGTCATCCGGCCGAGGCTGTGTGGCTCGCGCATGACGCTGCACCCGCTGCTCGTCTTCCTGTCCATGTTCGGAGGGCTGGCGGTGTTCGGGATGATGGGGCTGCTGGTGGGGCCGCTCATCGCGTCGCTCTTCATGGCCATGGTGCGCATCTACCGGCGCGACTTCCTGAAGGTGCCGCCGGTGTCCCAGCCGGTGGTGGTGACCGAGTCCGCGTCCATGGTGTCGCCGGTGGTGGTGGCGCCGCAGGCGGTGACGGCGTCCGGGCCCACGGTGGTCGAGGGTTGA
- a CDS encoding aminopeptidase produces the protein MARSKSKHRRVQHKIRQKWKRQEKRKAAKAAEGEKK, from the coding sequence ATGGCCCGTAGCAAGAGCAAGCACCGTCGCGTTCAGCACAAGATCCGTCAGAAGTGGAAGCGCCAGGAGAAGCGCAAGGCCGCCAAGGCCGCCGAGGGCGAGAAGAAGTAG
- a CDS encoding P1 family peptidase, whose amino-acid sequence MANPPETESTEKRVRARELGIPLGRFKTGRHNAITDVEGVLVGHSTIIRGEGPLRPGHGPVRTGVTAILPNRGNIFMERMNGGGFVLNGAGEVSGMTQLMEWGLVETPILLTNTMSVGAVADGMARHMVERYPGIGDEHDVIIPIVGECDDSYLNDIAGRHVRAEHVYEAIRNASEGPVPEGNVGGGTGMVTCDFKGGIGTASRKLPEALGGYTLGVLVMSNFGKMHNLRVGGLPVGEVLAEKFKDTPRRGQTYGSIIAVVATDAPLLSHQINRLCKRVALGIGRVGSYAAHGSGEIVVGFSTANIIPRRTQKMVYKLKILLDQRLDPLYEAVMEATEEAILNSMCMATSMKGVNDNFVPALPLDEVRRFVQACRPIFASVKKRPQQTSAPVAREKPADVDKEGEVRAGAVLPTEVRGAEGIPFPTRPAPDDIEDSSSGGSSGS is encoded by the coding sequence ATGGCCAACCCACCCGAGACGGAGTCCACCGAGAAGCGCGTGCGAGCCCGGGAGCTGGGCATCCCGCTCGGCCGCTTCAAGACCGGCCGGCACAACGCCATCACCGACGTGGAGGGGGTGCTCGTCGGGCACAGCACCATCATCCGGGGCGAGGGGCCGTTGCGGCCCGGTCACGGGCCCGTGCGCACGGGCGTCACCGCCATCCTCCCCAACCGGGGCAACATCTTCATGGAGCGCATGAACGGGGGGGGCTTCGTGCTCAACGGGGCCGGCGAGGTCTCCGGCATGACGCAGCTCATGGAGTGGGGGCTCGTCGAGACGCCCATCCTCCTCACCAACACCATGTCCGTGGGCGCGGTGGCCGATGGCATGGCCCGCCACATGGTGGAGCGCTACCCGGGCATCGGGGACGAGCACGACGTCATCATCCCCATCGTCGGCGAGTGCGACGACAGCTACCTCAACGACATCGCCGGCCGGCACGTGCGCGCCGAGCACGTCTACGAGGCCATCCGCAACGCCTCGGAGGGCCCGGTACCCGAGGGCAACGTGGGCGGCGGCACCGGCATGGTGACGTGCGACTTCAAGGGCGGCATCGGCACCGCCTCGCGCAAGCTGCCCGAGGCCCTCGGCGGCTACACCCTGGGCGTGCTGGTGATGTCCAACTTCGGCAAGATGCACAACCTGCGCGTGGGCGGCCTGCCCGTGGGCGAGGTGCTCGCCGAGAAGTTCAAGGACACGCCCCGGCGCGGGCAGACGTACGGCTCCATCATCGCCGTGGTGGCCACGGACGCCCCTCTGCTCAGCCATCAGATCAACCGCCTGTGCAAGCGCGTGGCGCTGGGCATCGGCCGGGTGGGCAGCTACGCGGCGCACGGCTCGGGGGAGATCGTCGTGGGCTTCTCCACCGCCAACATCATCCCCCGGCGCACCCAGAAGATGGTCTACAAGCTGAAGATCCTCCTGGATCAGCGCCTGGATCCCCTCTACGAGGCGGTGATGGAGGCCACCGAGGAGGCCATCCTCAACTCCATGTGCATGGCCACCTCCATGAAGGGGGTGAACGACAACTTCGTCCCGGCGCTGCCGCTGGACGAGGTGCGGCGCTTCGTGCAGGCCTGCCGGCCCATCTTCGCCTCGGTGAAGAAGCGCCCCCAGCAGACGAGCGCTCCCGTGGCCCGCGAGAAGCCGGCGGATGTGGACAAGGAGGGAGAGGTTCGGGCCGGCGCGGTGTTGCCCACCGAAGTCAGAGGGGCGGAGGGCATCCCGTTCCCTACACGTCCGGCCCCGGACGACATCGAGGACTCCTCTTCCGGGGGAAGTTCTGGTAGTTAG
- a CDS encoding TetR/AcrR family transcriptional regulator: MATRGTRKKTADKPRYHHGDLRRALLDASLALISEEGFGALSLREVARRAGVTHAAPYRHFPDKEALLAAVAEEGFRAMTARMKERMVRETTPDGRLLACGVAYVLFAMEHPAHFRVMFGPHFSHPPDLGEAGGDTDSFGLLVGSLAEAQRAGMVREGDTQPLALSCWSMVHGLASLLVDGLLARSGITTVAQAEALAEQTVRVLLHGLARSTSD; the protein is encoded by the coding sequence ATGGCCACCCGAGGCACCCGGAAGAAGACGGCGGACAAGCCACGCTACCACCATGGCGACTTGAGGCGGGCCCTGCTGGATGCCTCGCTGGCGCTCATCTCCGAGGAGGGCTTCGGGGCCCTGTCGCTCCGGGAGGTGGCCCGGCGGGCGGGGGTGACGCACGCGGCGCCGTACCGGCACTTCCCGGACAAGGAGGCGCTGCTGGCGGCCGTGGCCGAGGAGGGCTTCCGCGCCATGACGGCCCGGATGAAGGAGCGCATGGTTCGCGAGACGACACCCGACGGACGGCTGCTCGCCTGCGGCGTGGCCTATGTCCTCTTCGCCATGGAGCATCCCGCGCACTTCCGGGTGATGTTCGGGCCGCACTTCTCCCATCCACCGGACCTGGGCGAGGCGGGCGGGGACACCGATTCCTTCGGGCTGCTGGTGGGCTCCCTCGCCGAGGCGCAGAGGGCGGGCATGGTGCGCGAGGGAGACACCCAGCCGCTCGCGCTGTCGTGCTGGTCGATGGTGCACGGGCTGGCGTCACTGCTGGTGGACGGGCTGTTGGCGCGCTCGGGTATCACCACCGTGGCCCAGGCCGAGGCACTGGCCGAGCAGACCGTGCGTGTGTTGTTGCACGGGCTGGCGCGCTCAACGAGCGATTGA
- a CDS encoding carotenoid oxygenase family protein gives MTSTAMKLSPPGQPGWRGAFRDFTKDHGFQPLRVEGKLPEDLRGTLMRVGPVSFGVGEERYKHWFDGDGGILAVRFDGSGAQGAARRIDTPSMRAEREAGRIISSSYGTAVPLWRKLRHGGKKRNAANTSVMGWNGRIFALYEGDVPTELSPEDLHTLGETNLGVIEGTFSAHPHRVPGREATYNFGMKYGRVTTLELYELPDGGAARHLGQVPLPGPTMIHDYIATERHLIFFVTPLRLNVFRMLLGMGAYSENLEWRPELGTQVLVIPIDDVANPVRIETEPLYTWHFANAYEREDGSLVVDYVRYPDFGTNAWLRELAHGVPSTNARGRLHRATVDLKARTFRSEERSTLSSEFPRVAPRVQTREHRYIYLGVHSGPESERGLFDTVVKVDMTTGREERFGLGDAQYPTEPVFVPRAGATEEDDGYVLAQVYDAPSDQTNVVVLDARNPGAEPLARAWFDHAFPVTFHGGFMPRK, from the coding sequence ATGACGAGCACGGCGATGAAGCTTTCCCCTCCCGGGCAGCCGGGCTGGCGTGGAGCCTTCCGTGACTTCACGAAGGACCATGGCTTCCAGCCGCTCCGGGTGGAGGGCAAGCTGCCGGAGGATCTGCGGGGCACGCTGATGCGGGTGGGGCCGGTGAGCTTCGGCGTGGGAGAGGAGCGCTACAAGCACTGGTTCGACGGGGACGGCGGCATCCTGGCGGTGCGCTTCGACGGCAGCGGCGCTCAAGGGGCGGCACGGCGGATCGACACTCCGAGCATGAGGGCCGAGCGCGAGGCGGGAAGGATCATCAGCAGCAGCTACGGCACGGCGGTCCCTCTGTGGCGGAAGCTGAGGCACGGCGGGAAGAAGAGGAACGCGGCGAACACCTCGGTGATGGGGTGGAACGGGCGGATCTTCGCGCTGTACGAGGGGGATGTGCCCACGGAGCTGTCCCCCGAGGATCTGCACACCCTGGGCGAGACGAACCTGGGGGTCATCGAGGGAACCTTCTCCGCGCACCCGCACCGGGTGCCGGGGCGCGAGGCGACGTACAACTTCGGCATGAAGTACGGCCGCGTCACCACGCTGGAGCTGTACGAGCTGCCAGACGGAGGGGCGGCGCGCCACCTGGGCCAGGTGCCCCTGCCCGGGCCGACGATGATCCACGACTACATCGCCACCGAGCGGCACCTGATCTTCTTCGTGACGCCGCTGCGGCTGAACGTCTTCCGGATGCTGCTGGGGATGGGGGCCTATTCGGAGAACCTGGAGTGGCGGCCGGAGTTGGGGACGCAGGTGCTGGTCATCCCTATCGACGACGTGGCGAACCCGGTGCGCATCGAGACGGAGCCGCTCTACACGTGGCACTTCGCCAACGCGTACGAGCGGGAGGACGGGAGCCTGGTGGTGGACTACGTGCGCTACCCGGACTTCGGCACGAACGCGTGGCTGCGCGAGCTGGCGCACGGAGTGCCGTCGACGAACGCACGGGGCCGGCTGCACCGGGCGACGGTGGACCTGAAGGCACGCACCTTCCGCAGCGAGGAGCGCTCGACCCTGTCCTCCGAGTTCCCCCGGGTGGCGCCGCGGGTGCAGACACGGGAGCACCGCTACATCTACCTGGGAGTGCACTCGGGGCCGGAGTCGGAGCGAGGGCTGTTCGACACGGTGGTGAAGGTGGACATGACGACGGGGCGGGAGGAGCGCTTCGGGCTGGGAGACGCGCAGTACCCCACGGAGCCGGTATTCGTGCCGAGAGCGGGAGCCACGGAGGAGGACGACGGCTACGTCCTGGCACAGGTGTACGACGCACCGAGCGACCAGACGAACGTGGTGGTGCTGGACGCGAGGAACCCGGGAGCGGAGCCGCTGGCGAGGGCGTGGTTCGATCACGCCTTCCCGGTCACCTTCCACGGCGGCTTCATGCCAAGGAAGTAA
- a CDS encoding LamG domain-containing protein, giving the protein MGRSFAITTSTPSVQLDGAARGEISFTVTNSIGRPVRARVLIEPEGAARKEWLTLVGEPERDLPSDGTLQYTVQVAVPPGTPDGTYSFHPSVVNVEHPDEEFSLGPAVAIQVSRPVEPVRGKRFPWWAVALAAGILFITLTVALVARAHRDPGTGGSGDAGFLHFDGTASYIDLGNPRSLNIEGPITLEAWIRPLALDGLRDIVAHGYILSPPREIFFRIVNGTYQVGSWDGGDHSAVARVPSSDVGQWIHLAGVYDGAQWLLYRNGELLVSTPQPPDVVHSFSAPWAIGARGGGGERFFQGDMRDVLIWNVPRSQEEIRSDMQRAPKKDAPGLVGYWPLDDGQGSIARDMSPHQHHGVLREAAWDSR; this is encoded by the coding sequence ATGGGTCGGAGTTTCGCCATCACCACGTCCACTCCATCAGTCCAACTGGATGGAGCGGCTCGGGGTGAGATCTCCTTCACGGTCACCAATTCCATCGGCCGGCCGGTTCGGGCCCGGGTGCTGATCGAGCCCGAGGGGGCCGCGCGCAAGGAGTGGCTGACGCTCGTGGGAGAGCCCGAGCGCGACCTCCCCTCGGATGGCACCCTCCAATACACCGTCCAGGTGGCCGTCCCCCCTGGCACTCCCGATGGCACCTATTCCTTCCATCCGTCCGTCGTGAACGTGGAGCACCCCGACGAGGAGTTCTCCCTCGGACCCGCGGTGGCCATCCAGGTCTCACGCCCCGTCGAGCCGGTTCGCGGCAAGCGCTTCCCCTGGTGGGCCGTCGCCCTGGCCGCGGGCATCCTCTTCATCACCCTGACCGTTGCCCTCGTCGCCCGCGCTCATCGCGACCCGGGCACCGGGGGCTCGGGAGATGCCGGGTTCCTGCACTTCGATGGAACGGCTTCCTACATCGACCTGGGCAACCCACGCTCCCTGAACATCGAGGGCCCCATCACCCTCGAGGCCTGGATCCGGCCCCTCGCCCTGGACGGTCTGCGCGACATCGTCGCCCATGGGTACATCCTCAGCCCCCCGCGCGAGATCTTCTTCCGCATCGTGAATGGGACGTACCAGGTGGGTTCCTGGGATGGAGGGGATCATTCCGCCGTTGCCCGTGTCCCCAGCTCGGACGTGGGACAGTGGATCCACCTGGCTGGCGTCTACGATGGCGCGCAGTGGCTCCTCTATCGCAATGGCGAGTTGTTGGTTTCCACTCCCCAACCGCCCGATGTCGTCCACTCCTTCTCCGCCCCCTGGGCCATTGGCGCCAGAGGCGGCGGCGGAGAGCGTTTCTTTCAGGGCGACATGCGGGACGTGCTCATCTGGAACGTCCCTCGTTCCCAGGAGGAGATCCGCTCGGATATGCAGCGCGCCCCGAAGAAGGACGCTCCGGGCCTCGTGGGTTATTGGCCCCTCGATGACGGCCAGGGCTCCATTGCTCGGGATATGTCTCCCCATCAGCACCACGGTGTTCTGCGTGAAGCGGCGTGGGACTCTCGGTGA
- a CDS encoding type VI secretion system contractile sheath domain-containing protein — MNTNPPPGTRVRWLVAGAFGTSPSGRRFLLTEDTFSEYLGRTARGLSVTVQDRLGSGDANAYELSFDGLSAFQLSAVIDAVPDLRALRNALDALSGARTLDAQDATRLQSVLGEGRLASAVAGALRGASSPQGARRAALAAIEEALFATARDILGHPRVARLESAWRGLHWLWTHCPASAGMDIEVLDIEPHQLVEALSRCLDVPPIQRPDACFILDASDDVNTLHQLAALGEEAWVPMVVAVKDDLPPEAWARLRADETSRWLCAALNPVVMMAEQQGEVHRECFTSPALAVAALMSASFRDTRTFARLVGPGSATRAPSVWRPQGGSTVATEVGLSLREQERLAARGLVGVSGWWDSNSVLLTAAPTVYGGRDATILPAQLLTGRVVRLAQELAERIPTGASQDAVSTLFSRAAELFLSAGSGRTCQLQGRVVATGNGERGVHVYASLKPELAGTQVQLEFTLPLRG; from the coding sequence ATGAACACGAACCCTCCGCCAGGCACACGAGTGCGCTGGCTCGTCGCCGGGGCCTTCGGCACCTCGCCCTCGGGCCGCCGTTTCCTCCTCACCGAGGACACCTTTTCCGAGTACCTCGGGCGCACCGCGCGAGGGCTGTCCGTCACCGTCCAGGATCGCCTCGGCTCCGGCGACGCGAACGCCTATGAGCTCTCCTTCGACGGGCTGAGCGCCTTCCAGCTCTCCGCGGTCATCGACGCCGTTCCCGATCTGCGCGCCCTGCGCAACGCCCTGGACGCCCTCTCTGGCGCGAGGACCCTCGATGCCCAGGACGCCACCCGCCTCCAGTCCGTCCTGGGTGAGGGTCGGCTGGCCTCGGCGGTGGCCGGCGCCCTCCGTGGCGCGAGCTCACCCCAGGGGGCCCGCCGCGCCGCGCTCGCCGCCATCGAGGAGGCCCTCTTCGCCACCGCGCGAGACATCCTGGGGCATCCCCGGGTGGCACGGCTGGAGTCCGCCTGGCGAGGACTGCACTGGTTGTGGACGCACTGCCCCGCCTCGGCGGGCATGGACATCGAGGTGCTCGACATCGAGCCCCACCAGCTCGTGGAAGCCCTCTCGCGATGCCTCGACGTCCCGCCCATCCAGCGCCCCGATGCCTGCTTCATCCTCGATGCGAGCGATGACGTGAACACCCTGCACCAGCTCGCGGCCCTGGGAGAGGAAGCCTGGGTGCCCATGGTGGTGGCCGTGAAGGACGACCTCCCTCCGGAAGCATGGGCCCGGCTGCGCGCCGACGAGACCTCGCGCTGGCTGTGCGCCGCCCTGAACCCCGTGGTGATGATGGCCGAGCAGCAAGGGGAGGTGCACCGCGAGTGCTTCACCAGCCCGGCACTCGCCGTGGCGGCCCTGATGTCGGCCAGCTTCCGGGACACACGGACCTTCGCGCGCCTCGTGGGGCCGGGCAGTGCGACGCGAGCCCCTTCGGTGTGGCGGCCCCAGGGGGGCTCGACCGTGGCAACGGAGGTGGGCCTCTCCCTGCGAGAACAGGAGCGGCTGGCGGCGCGGGGACTGGTGGGCGTGAGTGGCTGGTGGGACTCGAATTCGGTGCTGCTGACGGCGGCGCCGACCGTGTACGGCGGTCGCGATGCGACGATTCTCCCCGCGCAGCTCCTCACGGGGCGCGTCGTCCGCCTCGCGCAGGAGCTGGCCGAGCGGATTCCCACCGGAGCCAGCCAGGACGCGGTGTCCACCCTCTTCTCCCGAGCCGCCGAGCTGTTCCTCTCCGCCGGCTCGGGAAGGACGTGCCAGCTCCAGGGGCGGGTGGTGGCCACCGGGAACGGCGAGCGAGGCGTGCACGTGTACGCCTCGCTGAAACCCGAGCTCGCGGGCACGCAGGTGCAGCTCGAGTTCACCCTGCCGCTGCGCGGGTGA
- a CDS encoding SH3 domain-containing protein, which yields MKTTVPALAVSTFLLLAVPPAHADEPVMSTSADLDGDGKPEAISIQWKEGDRQFVLKVGGATLRGKAEDTEVHGVTVIDIDGGDKWKEVSVHTGLTESDASSTVYGFDGKALKELGRVRALSEVRGNGIVLSDSWMGFWNRREKYTLDRKAWKLNLVPQELYYVGAEASVKQSFPIVRSRTDSAPVANLAQGSKIQVLAAPPIGPKDKEPWYLVKSSTGLLGWARQRDLSDKTDGLPWAG from the coding sequence TTGAAGACGACAGTGCCTGCCCTGGCCGTGTCCACGTTCCTGTTGCTCGCCGTGCCCCCTGCTCACGCCGATGAGCCGGTGATGTCCACCTCGGCCGACCTGGATGGTGATGGCAAGCCGGAGGCCATCTCCATCCAGTGGAAGGAGGGCGACCGCCAGTTCGTCCTCAAGGTCGGCGGCGCCACCCTCCGTGGCAAGGCCGAGGACACCGAGGTGCACGGCGTGACCGTCATCGACATCGATGGTGGCGACAAGTGGAAGGAGGTCTCCGTCCACACGGGCCTCACCGAGAGCGACGCCAGCAGCACCGTCTACGGCTTCGATGGCAAGGCGTTGAAGGAGCTGGGCCGCGTCCGTGCCCTCTCCGAGGTGCGCGGCAACGGAATCGTCCTCTCCGACTCGTGGATGGGCTTCTGGAACCGCCGCGAGAAGTACACCCTGGACCGCAAGGCGTGGAAGCTCAACCTCGTTCCCCAGGAGCTCTACTACGTGGGGGCCGAGGCCTCCGTGAAGCAGTCCTTCCCGATCGTCCGCAGCCGGACCGATAGCGCTCCCGTCGCCAACCTGGCCCAGGGCTCGAAGATCCAGGTGCTCGCCGCCCCGCCCATCGGCCCCAAGGACAAGGAGCCCTGGTATCTCGTGAAGTCCTCCACCGGGCTGCTCGGATGGGCCCGCCAGAGGGACCTCTCCGACAAGACCGACGGCCTGCCCTGGGCCGGGTGA